Proteins co-encoded in one Acidobacteriota bacterium genomic window:
- a CDS encoding 2Fe-2S iron-sulfur cluster-binding protein, whose product MPKIEVEEFGSIEVAKGARLVNALAEAGIDISYRCGGWGGCTTCLVQFLAGEPCRMTAAEHKKLTASKLLGKARMACQTLVEGDARLKVLLRVSEQSWNLPGTKPEPKITPEPVWRER is encoded by the coding sequence GTGCCGAAGATCGAAGTCGAGGAATTCGGGAGCATCGAAGTCGCGAAGGGAGCCCGGCTGGTCAATGCCCTCGCCGAGGCCGGCATCGACATCAGCTATCGCTGCGGAGGCTGGGGCGGCTGCACCACCTGCCTGGTGCAGTTCTTGGCCGGCGAGCCTTGCCGAATGACCGCGGCGGAACACAAGAAGCTCACCGCCAGCAAACTCTTGGGCAAAGCGAGAATGGCCTGCCAGACCCTGGTCGAAGGCGACGCTCGCCTCAAGGTCCTGCTGCGAGTCTCGGAGCAGAGCTGGAATCTGCCGGGCACCAAGCCCGAACCGAAGATCACACCGGAGCCGGTCTGGAGAGAGAGGTAG
- the pepE gene encoding dipeptidase PepE, which yields MKRVLLISNSTCHGYGYLDHCEEALAAHFAGRSPILFVPFALADHEAYEAKARERFAAMGLELRSLHRAENPAQAVAEAGGVFIGGGNTFRLLKRLHELDVVTAIRERVADGLPYAGTSAGSNVACVSIRTTNDMPIVEPPTFDALDLVPFNINPHYLDPDPTSTHQGETREDRIREFLEENDRWVVGLREGAWLRVAGSTVTLEGIVGARLFGRGQEPREIASGESLDFLLS from the coding sequence ATGAAGCGGGTTCTGCTGATCAGCAACTCGACCTGCCACGGCTACGGCTACCTCGATCACTGTGAGGAAGCCCTCGCGGCCCACTTCGCCGGTCGTTCGCCGATTCTCTTCGTGCCCTTCGCCCTCGCCGACCACGAAGCCTACGAGGCCAAAGCCCGTGAGCGCTTTGCCGCCATGGGCCTCGAGCTGCGCTCGCTGCATCGCGCCGAGAATCCGGCCCAGGCGGTCGCCGAGGCGGGCGGTGTGTTCATCGGTGGGGGCAATACCTTTCGGCTGCTCAAGCGCCTGCACGAGCTCGACGTGGTGACCGCCATCCGCGAACGGGTCGCCGACGGTTTGCCCTACGCTGGCACCAGTGCCGGCTCCAACGTCGCCTGCGTCTCGATCCGGACCACCAACGACATGCCGATCGTCGAGCCACCGACCTTCGATGCTCTCGATCTGGTGCCCTTCAACATCAATCCCCATTACCTCGACCCGGACCCCACCTCGACTCACCAGGGCGAGACCCGTGAAGACCGGATTCGGGAGTTCCTGGAAGAGAACGACCGTTGGGTGGTGGGCCTGCGCGAAGGCGCCTGGCTGCGGGTGGCCGGTTCGACCGTCACCCTCGAGGGGATTGTCGGGGCTCGTCTCTTCGGCCGCGGTCAGGAGCCTCGGGAGATCGCCAGCGGCGAGAGTCTCGACTTCCTGCTGAGCTGA
- a CDS encoding R3H domain-containing nucleic acid-binding protein, producing the protein MKHTDDLDLLLEVLPAAVRRRLLEEPSQESLIEMVLDLGRRPSARFPERVVELVEEAVDQEMIDATIAAVGEFGRDNRAGIERTLHRISALRNRQGKIVGLTCRVGRSVFGTADILRDVIEEGQSLLLLGRPGVGKTTLLREAARILADDGGKRVVIVDTSNEIGGDGDIPHPGIGRARRMQVPSPELQATVMIEAVENHMPEVIVIDEIGTAAEAQAARTIAERGVQLIATAHGNSLDNLLRNPALADLVGGIHTVTLSDEEARRRRTQKSVLERKGPPTFDVVVEIQGRDELAVHHDVGEVVDRVLRGGPALPERRTRRDGEVAIEAAVEEPSATETLGRRMVRVFPYAIDRGRLEKAITKLAVPVHVVDSPMMADVLLTTKGQQKRRPRRLREAEDRGIPLYPLRSNTIPQMEKFLRSQFAADPVADERQLALQEVEDAAAVIGDRGEPCELTPRPSILRRLQHERLAELRLTSESRGVEPFRRVVIFPPS; encoded by the coding sequence TTGAAGCACACCGACGACCTCGACCTGCTCCTCGAAGTGCTGCCTGCGGCAGTGCGGCGGCGGCTGCTCGAGGAGCCGTCCCAGGAGAGCCTCATCGAGATGGTTCTTGACCTCGGACGACGACCGTCGGCGCGCTTTCCGGAGCGCGTTGTGGAGCTCGTCGAGGAAGCCGTCGACCAGGAGATGATCGACGCCACCATCGCCGCCGTCGGCGAGTTCGGGCGGGACAATCGCGCCGGCATCGAGCGCACCCTGCACCGCATCTCGGCGTTGCGCAATCGTCAGGGAAAGATCGTCGGCCTGACCTGCCGCGTCGGCCGCTCCGTCTTCGGCACCGCCGACATCCTGCGCGACGTCATCGAGGAGGGGCAGTCCTTGCTGCTCCTCGGCCGGCCCGGCGTCGGCAAGACCACGCTGCTGCGTGAGGCGGCTCGCATCCTCGCCGACGATGGCGGCAAGCGCGTCGTGATCGTCGACACATCGAACGAGATCGGCGGTGATGGCGATATCCCACATCCTGGGATCGGTCGAGCCCGTCGCATGCAGGTGCCGTCGCCGGAGCTGCAGGCAACGGTGATGATCGAAGCGGTCGAAAACCACATGCCCGAGGTCATCGTGATCGATGAGATCGGCACCGCCGCCGAAGCCCAGGCCGCCCGCACCATCGCCGAGCGCGGCGTCCAACTCATCGCCACGGCCCACGGCAACAGCCTCGACAACCTGCTTCGCAACCCGGCCCTCGCCGATCTCGTCGGCGGTATCCACACGGTGACCCTGTCGGACGAGGAAGCCCGGCGACGACGCACGCAGAAGTCGGTCCTCGAGCGCAAAGGACCGCCGACTTTCGATGTCGTCGTCGAAATCCAGGGTCGTGACGAGCTCGCCGTCCATCACGACGTCGGTGAAGTCGTCGACCGAGTGCTGCGCGGTGGACCGGCCTTGCCGGAGCGCCGCACGCGGCGCGACGGCGAGGTCGCCATCGAGGCCGCTGTCGAGGAGCCGTCGGCCACGGAAACCCTCGGACGGCGCATGGTGCGGGTGTTTCCCTACGCCATCGACCGCGGCCGCCTGGAGAAGGCGATCACCAAGCTCGCCGTGCCGGTCCACGTCGTCGACAGTCCGATGATGGCGGATGTTCTGCTGACCACCAAGGGGCAACAGAAGCGCCGGCCGAGGCGCCTGCGAGAAGCCGAGGACCGGGGAATCCCGCTCTACCCGCTGCGCAGCAACACCATTCCTCAAATGGAAAAGTTCCTGCGCAGTCAGTTCGCCGCCGACCCGGTGGCCGACGAGCGACAGCTCGCCCTGCAGGAGGTCGAGGACGCGGCCGCCGTCATCGGCGATCGGGGCGAGCCCTGCGAGCTCACGCCCCGCCCCAGCATCCTGCGGCGCCTTCAGCACGAACGCCTCGCGGAGCTTCGCCTGACCTCCGAGAGCCGTGGCGTCGAGCCTTTTCGCAGAGTGGTGATATTTCCTCCATCCTGA
- a CDS encoding cytochrome c3 family protein: protein MVDNQKTWKTKRRTRNTRRRQRLGWLSGSIGATLVAAVLFVPGQESFHALGPMNTGHAEVQCSACHVKAPGTFRQQMQANARFALGLRSEPADFGLQNVNHDACIDCHQRDNDRHPVFRFNEPRFAEARRNLQPETCISCHQEHSGVRVTVAKTYCSECHGELEMKSDPLDVSHQVLVAEARWESCLGCHDFHGNHVRDTPTEIAAALAEAEIEDYFEGGDSPYSERKVYRATATERPIEVLAREEVEAGGGGTAAGGGAAP, encoded by the coding sequence ATGGTTGACAACCAAAAGACCTGGAAGACCAAGCGGCGTACCCGGAATACCCGCCGTCGTCAACGGCTGGGCTGGCTTTCCGGGAGCATCGGCGCGACCCTCGTCGCGGCGGTTCTGTTCGTTCCCGGGCAGGAGAGCTTCCACGCCCTCGGGCCGATGAACACCGGTCACGCGGAGGTGCAGTGCTCGGCCTGTCACGTCAAGGCGCCGGGCACCTTTCGCCAGCAGATGCAGGCCAATGCGCGCTTCGCCCTCGGGCTGCGCAGCGAGCCGGCGGACTTCGGTCTTCAGAACGTCAACCACGATGCCTGCATCGACTGCCACCAGCGCGACAACGATCGCCATCCGGTCTTCCGGTTCAATGAGCCGCGCTTTGCCGAAGCCCGCCGCAACCTGCAGCCGGAGACCTGCATCTCCTGTCATCAGGAGCACTCCGGAGTGCGGGTGACGGTGGCCAAGACCTATTGTTCCGAGTGTCATGGAGAGCTCGAGATGAAATCCGATCCGCTCGACGTTTCTCATCAGGTGCTGGTGGCCGAGGCGCGCTGGGAGAGCTGCTTGGGCTGTCACGATTTTCACGGCAACCACGTGCGCGATACCCCGACGGAGATCGCCGCGGCCCTCGCCGAGGCCGAGATCGAGGACTACTTCGAAGGCGGCGACTCGCCCTATTCGGAGCGCAAGGTCTACCGCGCCACCGCCACCGAACGTCCCATCGAGGTCTTGGCTCGAGAGGAAGTTGAAGCTGGCGGAGGGGGCACGGCGGCCGGCGGAGGGGCAGCCCCTTGA
- a CDS encoding DUF1684 domain-containing protein — protein sequence MKAVVPGVLTLFLLACADVGPSPQQISDHLAAVEEWRASRLDNLTAEYGWLSLVGLEWLEEGVNRCGASPEAEVELPAGKAPEQLALIHFSEQLAELEVLPEGAGLIVDGAPLEAGQRLALASDAEGEPSMIEWQALQFFLIERGGRIGMRVKDRQSATRLEFAGIEHFPVSYDWRFDATFEPYDPPRTVQVPSILGNIDNEESHGAVVFEHDGETHRLDIIGTADESLFLVIGDPTNGHDTYGGGRFLYAPVPDADGRLELDFNRAYNPPCAFTAFSTCPLPPRQNKLPFDLLAGERYSGDGDHGA from the coding sequence ATGAAAGCAGTCGTTCCTGGCGTCCTGACGCTCTTCCTGCTGGCCTGTGCCGACGTCGGGCCGAGCCCGCAGCAGATCTCCGACCACCTCGCCGCCGTCGAGGAGTGGCGGGCGTCGCGCCTCGACAACCTGACGGCCGAATACGGCTGGCTCAGTTTGGTAGGCCTCGAGTGGCTCGAGGAAGGTGTCAATCGCTGCGGCGCCAGCCCTGAGGCGGAGGTCGAGCTGCCGGCTGGCAAGGCGCCGGAGCAGCTCGCCTTGATCCATTTCTCGGAGCAGCTCGCCGAGCTCGAGGTGCTCCCCGAAGGCGCCGGCCTGATCGTCGACGGAGCCCCTTTGGAGGCCGGCCAGCGCCTGGCCCTGGCCTCCGATGCGGAGGGCGAACCGTCGATGATCGAGTGGCAGGCTCTACAGTTTTTCTTGATCGAACGGGGTGGTCGGATCGGCATGCGGGTCAAGGATCGGCAGAGCGCGACGCGCCTCGAGTTCGCCGGCATCGAGCATTTCCCGGTGTCCTATGACTGGCGCTTCGACGCCACCTTCGAACCCTACGATCCGCCCCGAACGGTGCAGGTGCCCAGCATTCTCGGCAACATCGACAACGAGGAGAGCCATGGCGCGGTGGTTTTCGAGCACGACGGCGAGACCCATCGCCTCGACATCATCGGCACCGCCGACGAGAGCCTCTTCCTGGTGATCGGAGATCCCACCAACGGCCACGACACCTACGGCGGGGGCCGTTTCCTCTATGCGCCGGTGCCCGACGCCGACGGCCGCCTCGAGCTCGACTTCAACCGTGCCTACAACCCTCCGTGCGCCTTCACGGCCTTTTCCACCTGCCCGCTGCCGCCGCGCCAGAACAAGCTTCCCTTCGACCTGTTGGCCGGTGAGCGTTACTCGGGCGATGGAGATCACGGCGCATGA
- a CDS encoding VWA domain-containing protein — protein sequence MKRNLVTLLVALGLAAFPALQADELRLTSDRVMIEVLDGRGRAVEELSGDDLEILEAGEKRSALELLAPGATGREPWRITLLFDAVLTGDGSMARSARVLEEQAEALADLGWVEVVVADPEPRLVLPASRDAVALSNALGRVSLLEEASDALTRERRETLRLLAAIGDPEERQEALVEAVQREEALVLERHRVWLSWLAAAPPRGPQAVLLVNDGYDLDPAAGLGALAGLELAPERSLLEPSQDLARALAAYGWVALPVALRQARDSQGSRFGAVYRGDDPGGEDVPVLGTIRLPGRRSAEERAAEDEVDPFPAQPYDGLRALAQTTGGEVLAETAAVGDALARLATRWELRFSGARHPASEGSLLEVRPQTTRWQVRGPRWVGGATPSAVAALRADRLLAGDDLPSDLEVVAVVEKDPPQPRLEARVAVGPTSSPLPRVTLVAIDGEGKRQVIHQRVDGVRGEDAAQLRLSLPIDLAPGVDRVAVLVEDLASGRWGGTLAGLVVRGEESEAARDAFFDADLGLLPAPKAVNLLRPEGGVLRGEVTFETVVSDPAVRRVEFLLDGRTVGERSSAPYAVPIGLGRLPLRRVIEALAYEAAGQLVGRDELAVNEGGRELTVRITEPVDPTAIARSFDVAAEIDVPEGRRLERVELFWNDRLMATLFSPPFRHRMPAIEGDAGFVRVAARLDDGTIAEDSMVLGQGSSERVEVNLVELYVVVADRAGRPVKGLERDVFEVREGGQTMALAGFSDASDMPMTVGMAIDSSASMFAKLPAVQEAARAFLDGLEAGRDRAFLVEFDSRPSLASAPTDDLGRVAEAVSGLEAGGQTSLWESIVFSLVQLQGSRGRKALVVYSDGADQDKGFRYRTCLRFARKLGIPVYVIVSNNEAVRTEGLGLRTFGDRLERLTSAVGGKTYLVRSGQDLGDVYREIERELSSQYLLTYYSDTQGLRGWRGVEVDVQGRGLSARTVAGFDR from the coding sequence TTGAAGAGGAACCTCGTCACTCTCCTCGTTGCCCTCGGGTTGGCAGCCTTCCCCGCCCTGCAGGCGGACGAGCTGCGGCTGACCAGCGACCGCGTGATGATCGAAGTGCTCGATGGCCGTGGTCGCGCCGTCGAGGAGCTGTCCGGCGACGACCTCGAGATTCTCGAGGCCGGCGAGAAGCGCTCCGCCCTCGAGCTGCTGGCGCCCGGCGCCACCGGCCGGGAGCCTTGGCGCATCACCCTTCTCTTCGATGCCGTGCTCACCGGCGACGGCTCGATGGCGCGCTCGGCGCGGGTGCTCGAAGAGCAGGCCGAGGCGCTCGCCGATCTGGGTTGGGTGGAGGTCGTGGTGGCCGACCCGGAGCCGCGGCTGGTGCTGCCGGCGAGCCGCGACGCGGTGGCTCTGTCGAACGCTCTGGGACGGGTCTCGCTGCTCGAAGAAGCTTCCGATGCTCTGACCCGCGAGCGGCGAGAGACGCTCCGCCTACTGGCCGCCATCGGCGATCCCGAGGAGCGCCAAGAGGCTCTGGTCGAGGCGGTGCAGCGGGAGGAAGCGCTGGTGCTGGAACGCCACCGGGTGTGGCTGAGCTGGCTGGCGGCGGCTCCGCCGCGCGGTCCCCAGGCGGTGCTGCTGGTGAACGATGGCTACGACCTCGATCCGGCCGCCGGCCTGGGAGCCCTCGCCGGTCTCGAGCTGGCGCCCGAGCGCTCCCTGCTCGAGCCCTCCCAGGATCTGGCGCGTGCCCTCGCCGCCTATGGCTGGGTCGCCCTGCCGGTGGCGCTGCGCCAGGCGCGGGATAGTCAGGGGTCGCGCTTCGGAGCGGTCTATCGGGGCGACGATCCCGGCGGGGAAGACGTTCCCGTGCTCGGCACCATTCGTCTCCCCGGCCGGCGCAGCGCCGAAGAGCGGGCGGCCGAGGACGAGGTCGATCCGTTCCCTGCGCAGCCCTATGACGGGCTGCGGGCGTTGGCTCAGACCACCGGCGGTGAAGTGCTGGCCGAGACCGCCGCCGTCGGTGATGCGCTGGCACGGCTCGCGACTCGTTGGGAGCTGCGCTTTTCCGGAGCGCGCCATCCGGCCAGCGAAGGCAGTTTGCTCGAGGTGCGGCCTCAAACGACGCGCTGGCAGGTTCGCGGGCCCCGTTGGGTCGGTGGTGCGACGCCGTCGGCGGTGGCCGCGCTGCGCGCTGATCGGCTCCTCGCCGGCGACGATCTACCCTCCGATCTCGAGGTGGTGGCGGTGGTCGAGAAGGATCCCCCCCAGCCGCGGCTCGAGGCTCGGGTGGCGGTCGGGCCAACCTCGAGTCCTTTGCCCCGCGTCACTTTGGTGGCGATCGACGGCGAGGGCAAGCGCCAGGTGATCCATCAGCGAGTCGATGGGGTGCGCGGCGAGGACGCGGCCCAACTGCGTCTTTCGCTGCCCATCGATCTGGCGCCCGGGGTCGATCGCGTCGCGGTGTTGGTGGAAGATCTCGCCAGTGGACGGTGGGGCGGCACCCTCGCCGGCTTGGTGGTGCGCGGCGAGGAGTCGGAGGCCGCCCGCGACGCCTTCTTCGATGCCGATCTCGGACTGCTACCGGCCCCCAAGGCGGTCAATCTCTTGCGTCCCGAAGGCGGGGTCCTGCGGGGCGAGGTGACCTTCGAGACCGTGGTCTCCGATCCCGCCGTTCGTCGCGTCGAGTTCCTGCTCGATGGTCGCACCGTCGGCGAGCGCTCGAGCGCTCCTTATGCGGTTCCCATCGGTCTCGGACGGCTGCCGCTGCGACGCGTCATCGAGGCGCTCGCCTACGAGGCCGCCGGCCAGCTCGTCGGTCGTGACGAGCTGGCCGTCAACGAGGGTGGTCGCGAGCTGACGGTTCGGATCACCGAGCCGGTCGATCCCACCGCCATCGCCCGCTCCTTCGACGTCGCTGCGGAGATCGACGTGCCCGAGGGGCGCCGTCTCGAGCGGGTCGAGCTGTTCTGGAACGATCGGCTGATGGCGACCCTCTTCAGCCCCCCCTTCCGTCACCGCATGCCGGCGATCGAGGGCGATGCCGGCTTCGTACGGGTGGCGGCGCGCCTCGACGACGGCACCATCGCCGAGGACTCGATGGTCCTCGGCCAAGGCAGCAGCGAGCGGGTGGAGGTCAATCTGGTGGAGCTCTACGTGGTGGTGGCGGATCGCGCTGGACGGCCGGTCAAGGGGCTCGAGCGCGATGTCTTCGAAGTCCGCGAAGGGGGGCAGACCATGGCGTTGGCGGGATTCAGCGATGCCAGCGACATGCCGATGACGGTCGGCATGGCGATCGACTCCTCGGCCAGCATGTTCGCCAAGCTGCCCGCCGTTCAGGAGGCGGCGCGGGCTTTCCTCGACGGCCTCGAGGCCGGTCGCGATCGCGCCTTTCTGGTCGAGTTCGACAGCCGGCCTTCGCTCGCCTCGGCCCCCACCGACGACCTCGGGCGGGTCGCCGAGGCGGTCTCCGGCCTGGAGGCCGGAGGCCAGACCTCGCTCTGGGAGTCGATCGTTTTCTCCCTCGTGCAGCTTCAGGGCTCGCGTGGGCGCAAGGCCCTGGTGGTCTACTCGGACGGCGCCGATCAAGACAAGGGCTTCCGCTACCGCACCTGCCTGCGGTTCGCTCGCAAGCTCGGCATTCCGGTCTACGTCATCGTTTCCAACAACGAGGCGGTGCGCACCGAGGGCTTGGGTCTGCGGACCTTCGGCGATCGGCTCGAACGGCTGACCTCGGCGGTCGGGGGCAAGACCTACCTGGTGCGGTCGGGTCAGGATCTCGGCGACGTCTACCGCGAGATCGAACGCGAGCTGTCGAGCCAGTACCTGCTGACCTACTACTCCGACACCCAGGGCCTGCGCGGCTGGCGCGGAGTCGAGGTCGATGTTCAGGGCCGCGGTCTCTCGGCCCGCACCGTCGCCGGCTTCGATCGCTAG
- a CDS encoding M23/M56 family metallopeptidase, with protein MATLDVMRAVGLQTFYGALAFAAVWALLRVWKTAPPRLQAGLWGLVLLRLVLPLDWAAPWSLRALAERLTVPPGEALEWVLPLAPVASEIAVRTSLAGPAEPTVASGALLAGLGCALWGGGILFGGWLLGRRRRLFRSYLAAGQEVRAGELIDQLASWRRELGIRRPVRLIVGRHGQPFTWGLRRPVIYLPAALVAIGGRTAEAVLAHELVHVQRFDVLRLGFQNVVQILHFFNPLAWRAAAYLNDARERGVDAAVLACGRLTRREYAASLLAVLGLPAAPKTLPAAPGMGDSHRRLTVRMKNILENRPTRASGWWFCAAFGLLLLPMAGVGGAAGFAVQPVVAPPAPSPVVAPPAPSPVVAPVVEPFAVAVPRPKAAPSAKAAPAAPPVSPPAVPVPDGSLPAVPGVAVAPDAVVAAPGTPRVLVPRPLPPSVAPSAEVFEVAPRPAVAPRAARPAPPPTPQWAPPSSQPVQPPQPVQPVQPVQPVQPARSFDVGSFVPFWQGEGGSAGRGRRGPTVGGLSSAHPLGGGILTSTFGMRPDPRDGDRKHHRGVDLRAARGTSVRSAAAGRVTEVDVAFGEDGAYGLTVIVDHGEGIETLYAHLDTSLVVVGDEVAMGQAVGTVGMTGRTTGPHLHFEVHRQGEPIDPALLLPELRDDDNC; from the coding sequence ATGGCGACCCTCGATGTGATGCGGGCGGTGGGTCTGCAGACTTTCTACGGAGCTCTCGCCTTCGCCGCCGTCTGGGCCCTGCTCAGGGTCTGGAAGACCGCGCCGCCCCGGCTGCAGGCTGGTCTTTGGGGACTCGTTCTGCTGCGTCTCGTCCTGCCCCTCGACTGGGCGGCTCCCTGGAGCCTGAGGGCCTTGGCGGAGCGCCTGACGGTGCCGCCGGGAGAGGCCCTCGAATGGGTTCTGCCGCTGGCGCCGGTCGCCAGCGAGATCGCGGTTCGGACGTCCCTCGCTGGACCTGCGGAACCCACGGTGGCCTCCGGGGCCCTGTTGGCCGGCCTCGGCTGTGCTCTGTGGGGAGGCGGGATTCTCTTCGGAGGATGGCTGCTGGGACGGCGCCGACGTCTCTTCCGGAGCTATCTGGCGGCAGGGCAGGAAGTCCGCGCCGGCGAGCTCATCGACCAGCTCGCGAGCTGGCGCCGCGAGCTGGGCATTCGGCGGCCGGTGCGTTTGATCGTCGGTCGTCACGGTCAGCCCTTCACCTGGGGCCTGCGGCGCCCCGTGATCTACCTGCCGGCGGCGCTGGTCGCCATCGGAGGGCGGACCGCGGAGGCTGTGCTGGCCCATGAGCTGGTCCATGTCCAGCGCTTCGACGTCCTGCGACTGGGATTTCAAAACGTCGTTCAAATCCTTCACTTCTTCAACCCCCTCGCCTGGCGGGCGGCGGCCTATCTCAACGATGCCCGCGAGCGTGGTGTCGATGCGGCGGTGCTGGCCTGTGGCCGCCTGACGCGGCGCGAGTACGCCGCCAGCTTGCTCGCCGTGCTGGGCCTGCCGGCGGCCCCGAAAACGCTACCGGCGGCGCCGGGCATGGGGGATTCCCATAGGAGACTCACCGTGCGCATGAAGAACATCCTCGAGAATCGACCCACCCGCGCTTCCGGTTGGTGGTTTTGTGCCGCCTTCGGCCTCTTGCTCCTGCCGATGGCCGGCGTTGGCGGCGCTGCAGGATTCGCGGTCCAACCGGTGGTGGCGCCGCCGGCACCGTCGCCCGTCGTGGCCCCTCCGGCACCGTCGCCTGTGGTGGCCCCGGTCGTCGAGCCGTTCGCGGTGGCCGTGCCGAGGCCCAAGGCCGCACCGAGCGCCAAGGCCGCACCCGCCGCGCCGCCCGTGAGCCCACCAGCGGTGCCGGTGCCCGATGGCTCCTTACCTGCGGTACCTGGAGTGGCGGTGGCCCCGGATGCCGTGGTTGCGGCGCCCGGAACCCCCCGCGTCCTCGTGCCGCGCCCGCTGCCGCCATCGGTAGCGCCGTCGGCGGAGGTTTTCGAAGTGGCTCCTCGGCCAGCGGTGGCGCCGCGAGCTGCGCGACCGGCGCCGCCGCCGACTCCGCAATGGGCACCGCCGTCCTCGCAACCGGTGCAGCCACCTCAGCCCGTCCAGCCGGTCCAGCCCGTGCAGCCGGTCCAGCCGGCCCGATCTTTCGATGTCGGCTCCTTCGTTCCCTTTTGGCAGGGTGAAGGAGGCTCGGCGGGGCGCGGCCGGAGAGGTCCGACGGTGGGTGGTCTGAGCTCGGCCCATCCCCTCGGTGGCGGTATCTTGACCAGCACCTTCGGCATGCGTCCCGATCCGCGCGATGGCGACCGCAAACATCACCGCGGGGTTGATCTGCGGGCCGCCCGCGGCACCTCGGTGCGATCTGCCGCCGCCGGCCGCGTGACCGAAGTCGACGTCGCCTTTGGCGAGGACGGAGCCTACGGCCTGACGGTGATCGTCGATCATGGCGAGGGCATCGAGACCCTCTATGCCCATCTCGACACCTCGCTGGTCGTCGTCGGAGACGAGGTGGCGATGGGGCAGGCGGTGGGAACCGTCGGCATGACCGGCCGAACCACCGG
- a CDS encoding BlaI/MecI/CopY family transcriptional regulator — MTDQPLPELASSELDAMSVLWKAGALSAREVHDQLRSRHDWAYSTTRTVLERLVKKGHLEKKSFHGVWLYDPRISRPQGLARRVRDFAEKVLELDAVAVVPLFARGGSLSEDELAELTRLLERED; from the coding sequence TTGACCGATCAGCCCCTCCCGGAGCTCGCCAGCTCTGAGCTCGATGCCATGTCCGTGCTGTGGAAGGCCGGGGCTCTCAGCGCTCGGGAAGTCCACGATCAGCTTCGCAGCCGTCACGACTGGGCCTACTCGACGACCCGGACCGTGCTCGAGCGCTTGGTCAAGAAAGGACACCTGGAGAAGAAGAGCTTCCATGGTGTCTGGCTCTACGACCCTCGCATCAGCCGGCCGCAGGGTTTGGCCCGGCGGGTGCGTGACTTCGCCGAGAAGGTTCTCGAGCTCGATGCCGTCGCCGTCGTTCCCTTGTTCGCCCGTGGCGGGTCCCTGTCCGAGGACGAGCTCGCCGAGCTCACCCGGCTGCTGGAGAGAGAGGACTGA
- a CDS encoding DUF3365 domain-containing protein, with protein sequence MKPFALVVLSLLVVAVYLFATAPPPLAEEGAVVGRTLSVSDVLRICAAENAKVRELYTKEIVGAGGRVGFQFKEEWRDEDVQAGPLPALFLRAAAMSLEKDPVRLGLFLGSDFPIEQSNLFEGEQLAKFQLIRQDQQPRFFVTPDTGLHTAMFADLAMAQPCVSCHNDHPSSPKTDWKLGDVMGATTWTYPKAEVSFDEMMDVLAALRRSFRDAYGQYIAETETFDRRPEIGDRWPRDGYYLPSVDVFMEELERRSSVESLDRLLSASIASPESAG encoded by the coding sequence TTGAAGCCCTTCGCGCTGGTGGTTCTGAGTCTCTTGGTGGTCGCCGTCTATCTCTTCGCCACCGCTCCACCGCCCCTCGCCGAAGAAGGAGCGGTGGTCGGTCGCACCCTTTCGGTGTCCGACGTGTTGCGCATCTGTGCCGCCGAGAACGCCAAGGTGCGCGAGCTGTACACCAAAGAGATCGTCGGTGCCGGGGGGCGGGTCGGCTTCCAGTTCAAAGAGGAGTGGCGCGACGAGGATGTTCAGGCCGGGCCTCTGCCGGCCCTCTTCCTGCGTGCCGCCGCCATGAGCCTGGAGAAGGATCCGGTGCGCCTCGGCCTGTTCTTGGGGTCCGATTTTCCGATCGAGCAGTCGAATCTGTTCGAAGGCGAGCAGCTCGCCAAGTTCCAGCTCATCCGCCAAGATCAGCAGCCGCGGTTCTTCGTGACGCCGGATACCGGTCTGCACACCGCCATGTTCGCCGACCTGGCGATGGCCCAGCCTTGCGTGTCCTGTCACAACGACCACCCCTCCAGCCCGAAAACCGACTGGAAGCTCGGCGATGTGATGGGCGCGACCACCTGGACCTATCCCAAGGCGGAGGTCAGCTTCGACGAGATGATGGACGTCTTGGCGGCCCTGCGACGGTCCTTCCGGGACGCCTATGGTCAGTACATTGCGGAGACCGAGACCTTTGATCGGCGGCCGGAGATCGGTGATCGCTGGCCGCGGGACGGCTACTACCTGCCGAGCGTCGATGTCTTCATGGAGGAGCTCGAGCGGCGGTCGTCGGTCGAGTCCTTGGATCGCCTGCTGTCGGCCTCGATCGCGTCGCCGGAGAGCGCTGGATGA